The stretch of DNA CAACATGATATTGAAAAAACATTCTCATTGAGCAAAGACAAAACCAACAAAACAGAACAAACCAAAGAGACAGAAAAAGTAAATTCAAGGGGCTTTCAAAAAACACAACCAGAAAGaagtttcaattttattatttttgcataGAGTAGTTTCAGGGATCATTAGGATATACAACTATATTAAGTGCTTATATAGAACTCAAATATAAGGCAATTTAGAAACTAAAAGAATTAATCTCCAACAGTTAGTGGATACACAACTacaaattcttattttataaaataatcaaaatactCTCTAAATAAACTATATCATATCTCCCTCCCTGTGTTGTTTGACATCTATTTACCAATGTTAAGTACCTTCAATCATATACTAAAATCATAATGAAATGTCTAATAATGAAATTAaccaaaaaaacaataaaagttataaaagagaatgaaaaaaaataaaatggaataCCTTCACCGCAAGGGGACTTTCTAGTAGTGATGTTTAGAACTTTAGTGGGCATCCTAACAGGTCCCTTAACCCTAAGACGCTTATCCTTCGCACCACGAACCAAGTCAGCACAAACtaccaacaaaaatttaaaagtgatcTTAGTAGCGAtagaaatacaaaaaataataaggaaGGAAAGATTAACGGGAAGATGAGAAAATACCCTTTTCAAGATTTTGGACGTGTTTAGAGGAAAGAGTGATCCTAATCTTGTGGATCTGCTCTTGAGAATCCTCCAAACCAGGCTTGGTGGGTTTCACAGCAGCGTACGCCATTATGAGTGATTGAGGAAAAGAGACGCCGTCAAGATGAAAGAAACAGAGAAAGCGAAGGAAGCAGCGAATGAAGGTAGGAAGAAGGGTTTAACAATCCAATATTGGGCGGGTTTAAATATGGGTAGGGTAAATCAAATAGGTCCAGCCCACCTTTTATATTTATCAGATTATTGCTAACTTCACCCATTTCAATtctcacatattttttttaatattcagtTTTTTATTCTCCACTTATATTTTTAAACCCAAATGTGATCATGGTAAAAAATTGACATAACATAAATCTAGTAACTTTGATTCGtctattggattaaaaatatacaagtcattaattaaatgaaaaataaaaggcacttaaaaacacatattattaaattgaagttaaattttaggttttatgcAACCTGAatttagataaatatattttttaaataattttaataaaaagttggttaaatataaaattatggattaaaaatgtttaattttttttaatttttatatattttttttaaacatgtttagaacattataaaaaatttctctataaaatttatatatatattttaattttttaaatgtataaatCTAATATTAAAGTGACAAAAATATGATCATGAAAT from Cicer arietinum cultivar CDC Frontier isolate Library 1 chromosome 3, Cicar.CDCFrontier_v2.0, whole genome shotgun sequence encodes:
- the LOC101509579 gene encoding small ribosomal subunit protein uS10y-like, whose translation is MAYAAVKPTKPGLEDSQEQIHKIRITLSSKHVQNLEKVCADLVRGAKDKRLRVKGPVRMPTKVLNITTRKSPCGEGTNTWDRFELRVHKRVIDLYSSPDVVKQITSITIEPGVEVEVTIADA